A window of Desulfobacterales bacterium contains these coding sequences:
- a CDS encoding PilZ domain-containing protein, translating into MGNRLIDFFRRLLNPISARWHSPSRIPSVLKPPERENKRAFRRYPLEFDVSVTFFGNQGALETDQGELQDISGGGALFFPQRPDRYYAGQQIETKIYLAGTQDVQGCVRSEATVVRVEGRDGPSADESVRVAVRFDRTFDFERMDGSDTGRVK; encoded by the coding sequence ATGGGAAACCGACTCATAGATTTTTTCCGCCGCTTGTTAAACCCTATTTCTGCCCGCTGGCACAGTCCTTCCCGCATCCCTTCCGTGCTGAAACCCCCTGAACGCGAAAATAAGCGCGCCTTTCGCCGATATCCTCTGGAGTTTGACGTTTCTGTGACGTTTTTCGGAAATCAGGGCGCCCTGGAAACGGATCAGGGGGAATTACAGGATATATCCGGCGGCGGTGCCCTGTTTTTCCCTCAGCGGCCGGATAGGTATTATGCCGGTCAGCAGATCGAAACAAAGATTTATCTGGCGGGCACGCAGGATGTCCAGGGGTGTGTGCGGTCCGAGGCGACTGTGGTGCGCGTTGAAGGCCGTGACGGTCCGTCGGCAGATGAGTCTGTGCGTGTGGCGGTGCGGTTTGATCGGACGTTTGATTTTGAGCGGATGGATGGCAGCGATACCGGGCGGGTGAAATGA
- the larC gene encoding nickel pincer cofactor biosynthesis protein LarC — MSMERVAYFDCFSGISGDMTLGAFVDLGVPADWLAETLKSGLNIAFDLSVEAVHRSGIAGRQVTVTAVDQTARHYTDIRKMIESSGLPEGVKARSLEMFERLASAEAGIHGCEKEDVHFHEVGAVDAIVDIVGCALCVEYLAIDRVFASKIPFGRGSVTCAHGTLPVPVPATVEILKDVPVYGTDIPYELVTPTGATIIKTLAQSFGVMPDMEIKVAGYGSGSRHFEGLPNLLRVVLGQTAAGAERMVMVETCIDDMNPELYGFISDRLMADGAVDVYMVPVFMKKQRPGTLFQVLCPLSCREAVIERILTETTTLGVRHYDVNRRILEREAVVVETRFGPIAAKRVKRPDGAVCIVPEYEACKAAAAAHSIPIRDVYDLVCRQTE, encoded by the coding sequence ATGAGTATGGAACGTGTCGCCTATTTTGACTGTTTTTCCGGGATCAGCGGGGATATGACCCTGGGGGCGTTTGTTGACCTGGGCGTGCCCGCTGACTGGCTTGCCGAGACCCTGAAATCCGGTTTAAACATAGCATTTGATCTCTCGGTGGAAGCGGTTCACCGATCGGGGATCGCCGGCCGTCAGGTCACTGTAACAGCGGTTGACCAAACAGCCCGTCATTATACGGATATCCGGAAAATGATTGAAAGCAGCGGCCTGCCTGAGGGGGTCAAGGCCCGAAGCCTTGAGATGTTTGAACGCCTCGCTTCCGCCGAAGCCGGTATCCATGGCTGCGAAAAAGAAGATGTGCATTTCCATGAAGTCGGTGCGGTGGATGCCATTGTGGACATTGTAGGCTGCGCCCTGTGTGTCGAATATCTGGCGATTGACCGGGTGTTTGCCTCAAAGATTCCCTTTGGCCGGGGATCCGTGACATGTGCGCATGGGACGCTGCCGGTGCCGGTTCCCGCCACTGTTGAAATATTAAAAGATGTGCCGGTCTATGGCACGGATATCCCCTATGAACTGGTAACCCCCACAGGCGCCACCATTATCAAAACCCTGGCCCAGTCGTTTGGCGTCATGCCGGACATGGAAATCAAGGTCGCGGGCTATGGCAGCGGGAGCCGGCATTTTGAGGGGTTGCCCAATCTTTTGCGGGTTGTTCTGGGCCAAACAGCTGCCGGTGCCGAGCGCATGGTCATGGTGGAGACCTGCATTGATGATATGAATCCGGAACTTTACGGATTTATTTCAGACCGTCTCATGGCGGACGGCGCCGTGGATGTCTACATGGTGCCGGTGTTTATGAAAAAGCAACGGCCCGGCACGCTTTTTCAGGTGCTATGCCCGCTTTCCTGCAGGGAAGCGGTCATAGAGCGAATTTTGACGGAAACCACCACCCTGGGGGTGCGCCATTATGATGTCAACCGGCGGATTCTTGAAAGGGAGGCCGTGGTGGTAGAGACCCGCTTTGGACCCATTGCCGCCAAGCGTGTCAAGCGCCCGGACGGCGCCGTCTGCATTGTTCCGGAATACGAAGCCTGCAAGGCGGCCGCAGCCGCCCACAGCATCCCTATCCGGGATGTCTATGATCTGGTTTGCCGGCAGACTGAATAA
- the recA gene encoding recombinase RecA → MTQNTEKERAVETAISQIEKQFGKGSIMKLGGNVIIDVPVISTGSLALDKALGIGGIPRGRVTEIYGPEASGKTTLALHAVAEAQRKGGIAAFVDAEHALDTSYAKKLGINCDELLVSQPDTGEQALEIAELLVRSGAIDVLVIDSVAALVPRAEIEGEMGDAHMGLQARLMSQALRKLTATISKTKTSLIFINQLRMKIGVVFGNPETTTGGNALKFYSSVRIEVRRTGSIKEGQEVVGNRTKAKVVKNKMAPPFKEAEFDITYGEGISVAGDLLDMGVKAGVVDKSGSWYSYKEERIGQGRENVKKFFKDNPDYFEKILQEVKEAMGLAGASEPANDEAEAAAEKSSG, encoded by the coding sequence ATGACCCAGAATACTGAAAAAGAACGGGCCGTGGAAACTGCGATCAGTCAGATTGAAAAGCAGTTCGGCAAAGGCTCCATCATGAAGCTCGGCGGCAATGTGATTATCGATGTGCCGGTTATTTCCACGGGCTCTCTGGCCCTGGACAAGGCCTTGGGCATTGGGGGAATCCCCCGGGGCCGGGTCACCGAGATTTACGGGCCGGAAGCCTCCGGCAAGACAACGCTTGCGCTCCATGCGGTGGCGGAAGCCCAGAGAAAAGGGGGAATCGCAGCCTTTGTGGATGCGGAGCACGCCCTGGACACCTCGTATGCCAAAAAGCTGGGGATAAACTGCGATGAACTGCTGGTGTCCCAGCCGGATACGGGTGAGCAGGCCCTGGAGATTGCGGAATTGCTGGTAAGAAGCGGGGCCATTGATGTTCTGGTGATCGATTCGGTGGCCGCCCTTGTGCCGAGGGCTGAAATTGAAGGGGAGATGGGGGATGCCCACATGGGCCTCCAGGCCCGACTCATGTCCCAGGCGCTTCGCAAATTGACCGCCACCATCAGCAAGACCAAAACCTCGCTTATTTTTATCAACCAGCTTCGCATGAAAATCGGTGTGGTCTTCGGCAATCCGGAAACCACCACCGGCGGCAACGCCCTGAAATTTTATTCATCCGTCCGGATCGAGGTGCGCCGCACCGGCTCTATCAAAGAGGGACAGGAGGTGGTGGGCAACCGGACCAAGGCGAAGGTGGTGAAAAACAAAATGGCCCCGCCGTTTAAGGAGGCCGAATTTGATATCACATACGGCGAGGGTATCTCTGTTGCCGGCGATCTTCTGGATATGGGGGTCAAAGCCGGGGTGGTGGATAAAAGCGGTTCCTGGTATTCCTACAAAGAGGAGCGGATCGGCCAGGGCCGGGAGAACGTGAAAAAATTTTTCAAGGACAACCCCGATTATTTTGAGAAGATCCTGCAGGAGGTAAAGGAGGCCATGGGTTTGGCCGGGGCTTCTGAACCCGCCAATGATGAGGCCGAGGCGGCTGCCGAGAAATCCTCGGGATAA
- a CDS encoding phosphatidylglycerophosphatase A codes for MTRKLVLGLATGGYVGYIPVAPGTFGSLLGVAAYGLISFLPLPAVLLLIAGFALGAIWISHQAAAILGVEDPGQVVIDEIIGMMVALAALPALPIIWIAGFFLFRFFDILKPFPISYLEKRCPGGLGIVIDDVVAGIFANILLRGVLLFV; via the coding sequence TTGACACGCAAGCTGGTTTTGGGCTTGGCCACCGGCGGGTATGTCGGTTATATTCCGGTCGCGCCGGGCACATTCGGATCCTTGCTCGGGGTGGCAGCGTACGGGCTGATTTCATTTCTTCCGCTGCCGGCGGTTTTGCTTTTAATAGCGGGCTTTGCGCTGGGGGCTATATGGATTTCGCATCAGGCGGCCGCAATCCTTGGGGTGGAAGATCCCGGGCAGGTGGTGATCGATGAAATCATCGGCATGATGGTGGCCCTTGCCGCGCTGCCGGCGCTGCCGATAATTTGGATAGCGGGTTTTTTTCTTTTTCGGTTTTTTGATATATTAAAACCCTTTCCCATCAGCTATCTGGAAAAGCGATGCCCGGGCGGGCTGGGGATTGTCATTGATGATGTGGTGGCGGGTATTTTTGCCAATATCCTGCTGCGCGGGGTTTTACTGTTTGTTTGA
- the thpR gene encoding RNA 2',3'-cyclic phosphodiesterase, which yields MAETNAKSIRAFIAIKLPDDVIESLREAQTHLKHEGLDIKWVRPENIHLTLKFLGDIRQTDVDAVGKALTSSAAPFAPLTLSASGLGAFPSVKRPRVIWSGLRGDLEVLARLHARLEEELSALGMEKESKAFKGHLTLGRIKGKVNPDVMIDAVSKYGHMTSPGFVADTLYLIKSDLKPSGPVYTDLISVRMGAG from the coding sequence ATGGCTGAAACAAATGCCAAATCCATCCGGGCCTTTATCGCCATTAAGCTCCCGGATGACGTGATCGAGAGCCTGCGCGAGGCCCAGACCCACTTGAAGCATGAGGGGCTTGACATCAAATGGGTGCGGCCGGAGAATATTCATTTAACCCTTAAGTTCCTGGGCGATATCCGGCAAACGGATGTGGATGCGGTGGGCAAAGCCTTAACGTCGTCGGCTGCCCCGTTTGCGCCCCTGACGCTGTCCGCGTCCGGGTTGGGGGCTTTCCCGAGCGTTAAGCGGCCTCGGGTCATCTGGTCCGGGCTAAGGGGGGATCTGGAAGTTCTTGCCCGTCTGCACGCCCGGCTGGAGGAGGAGCTTTCTGCGCTGGGCATGGAAAAGGAAAGCAAAGCATTTAAAGGCCATTTGACACTCGGGCGTATAAAGGGCAAAGTCAATCCGGATGTAATGATCGATGCCGTCAGCAAATACGGCCACATGACCTCCCCGGGGTTTGTGGCGGATACGCTCTATCTTATAAAAAGTGACCTAAAACCATCGGGTCCGGTTTATACGGACTTGATTTCCGTGCGAATGGGCGCTGGATGA
- a CDS encoding extracellular solute-binding protein, whose amino-acid sequence MRHAAILLTLIFMTAALAAAPAHGETRYPDKDWKDRPDPLASPHAEKGGEVKTFGGQYPKSLNYYLDNNTLSAEVFGSMFETLLAMNPVTLAYEPGLADWWTISDDKKTFTFHLNPDARWSDGEPVTAEDVQWTYDAIMDPKHLTGPHKISMERFHRPEIIDKHTIRFTAKKVHWKNLRAAGGFHVLCKHAYKDRDFNKINFEFPVVSGPYAVGPIEEGMFIQIKRRDNWWAADAKRNQGKFNFDTITYRFYAERTNAFEAFKKGKIDIFPVYTSRIWINETQGEAFSKNHILKQKVYNHKPVGFQGFAMNMRKPPFDDVRVRKAMAYLLDRRKMNRTLMYGQYFLHRSYFEDLYTPEEPSPNPLIEMDKQKARKLLKAAGWDVNPETGLLEKNGRKFNFKFLSRNSSSDKFLSIYAEDLKDVGIELTIDKKDWAAWARDMDEYNFQMTWAAWSAGVFKDPESMWASKEAEREGGNNITGFKNEKVDALIEKQKTIFDIQKRNAICREIDQLIFKAHPYALLWNIDYTRLLYWNKFGTPKTVLSKYGDESSALVYWWRDPDSQAMLSDGVKHGLPLPPSPGSVKFDEVFND is encoded by the coding sequence ATGCGGCATGCGGCCATCCTCTTAACGCTTATTTTTATGACAGCCGCCCTGGCGGCGGCCCCGGCGCACGGCGAGACCCGGTATCCGGATAAAGACTGGAAGGACCGGCCGGATCCGCTGGCCTCGCCCCATGCGGAAAAAGGCGGCGAGGTTAAAACCTTCGGCGGCCAGTATCCCAAAAGCCTGAACTACTATCTGGACAACAATACCCTTTCCGCCGAGGTCTTCGGATCCATGTTTGAGACCCTGCTCGCCATGAATCCGGTAACCCTTGCCTATGAGCCCGGACTGGCGGATTGGTGGACGATCTCGGATGACAAAAAGACCTTTACATTCCATCTGAACCCGGACGCCCGGTGGAGCGACGGCGAGCCGGTGACCGCCGAAGACGTACAATGGACCTATGACGCGATCATGGACCCGAAGCACCTGACCGGCCCCCATAAAATCAGCATGGAGCGGTTTCATCGGCCGGAGATCATTGACAAGCACACCATCCGATTTACCGCCAAAAAGGTACACTGGAAAAACCTCAGAGCCGCGGGCGGGTTTCACGTGCTTTGCAAACATGCCTACAAGGACAGGGATTTTAATAAAATCAATTTCGAGTTTCCGGTGGTTTCCGGCCCCTATGCGGTCGGGCCCATCGAAGAGGGAATGTTTATTCAGATCAAACGCCGGGATAACTGGTGGGCGGCGGATGCCAAGCGCAACCAGGGCAAGTTCAATTTTGATACCATCACCTACCGCTTCTATGCCGAGCGCACCAATGCCTTTGAAGCATTCAAAAAGGGAAAAATCGATATTTTTCCGGTCTACACCTCCCGCATATGGATCAATGAAACCCAGGGTGAGGCATTTTCCAAAAACCATATCCTCAAACAAAAGGTTTACAACCACAAGCCCGTGGGGTTTCAAGGGTTTGCCATGAATATGCGAAAGCCGCCCTTTGATGATGTCCGGGTGAGAAAGGCCATGGCATATCTTCTGGACCGGCGCAAAATGAACCGCACCCTGATGTATGGTCAGTATTTCCTGCACCGGTCCTATTTTGAGGATCTGTATACCCCGGAGGAGCCCAGCCCCAACCCGCTGATCGAAATGGACAAGCAAAAAGCCCGCAAGCTGCTTAAGGCGGCCGGCTGGGATGTGAACCCGGAGACCGGATTATTGGAAAAAAACGGCCGCAAGTTTAACTTTAAGTTTCTATCCCGGAACTCATCATCGGATAAATTTCTGTCCATTTATGCCGAAGACCTAAAGGATGTGGGCATTGAGTTGACAATCGACAAGAAGGACTGGGCGGCCTGGGCCCGGGACATGGATGAGTATAACTTTCAGATGACCTGGGCGGCCTGGAGTGCCGGGGTATTCAAAGATCCGGAAAGCATGTGGGCCTCAAAAGAGGCGGAGCGCGAAGGCGGCAACAATATCACCGGATTTAAAAACGAAAAGGTGGATGCCCTGATTGAAAAGCAGAAGACCATTTTTGACATTCAAAAACGAAATGCCATCTGCCGGGAGATCGATCAGCTCATTTTTAAGGCGCATCCCTATGCACTGCTCTGGAATATTGACTATACGCGGCTGCTGTACTGGAACAAGTTCGGGACGCCCAAGACCGTGCTCTCCAAATACGGGGATGAGTCGAGCGCCCTGGTTTACTGGTGGCGGGACCCGGATAGCCAGGCGATGTTAAGTGATGGGGTAAAACACGGCCTGCCCCTGCCGCCCAGCCCAGGATCAGTTAAATTTGATGAGGTGTTTAACGACTAA
- a CDS encoding M20/M25/M40 family metallo-hydrolase, translating into MIDQERLAGTFKKLVMIDSISRSEARIADAICGMLSPFDPEILVDSAAEKIGSDTGNLIIRIAGTRNAPPLMLNAHMDTVEPGAGVVPEFQNGVFTSRGDTILGADDKSAIAIIIEALQVIHENRLPHGPVELVFTICEEIGLLGAKTLDFDLITAPFGYALDTSDTDVIINRAPAANHFEINLYGKDAHAGADPEQGINAIHLASRAIAALSLGRIDAETTCNIGMIEAQGATNIVPRHVRIKGEARSHSEEKLQQVTDTIMAAFDTVVTDYRKKHQLDELPTFESAIDKEFSSTQIPEDHPVVVLAQKAAAGLGRTITPKRTGGGSDANIFFANGIVTGVLGTGMTDIHSTRESIRLADMVKSAELLVEIIRKHSEHAE; encoded by the coding sequence ATGATTGATCAAGAGCGGCTTGCCGGGACATTCAAAAAACTTGTCATGATCGACAGTATTTCAAGGTCGGAGGCCCGGATTGCGGATGCCATCTGCGGGATGCTCTCCCCCTTTGATCCGGAAATCCTTGTGGATAGCGCGGCCGAAAAAATCGGCAGTGACACCGGCAATCTCATTATCCGGATTGCCGGCACCCGGAATGCGCCGCCATTAATGCTAAACGCCCATATGGACACGGTGGAGCCGGGAGCCGGCGTGGTCCCGGAATTTCAAAACGGCGTCTTTACCAGTCGCGGGGATACCATTCTCGGGGCGGATGACAAAAGCGCCATTGCCATAATCATTGAGGCGCTGCAAGTGATTCATGAAAACAGGCTTCCGCACGGCCCGGTTGAACTGGTTTTTACCATTTGTGAGGAAATCGGCCTGCTGGGTGCCAAAACCCTGGATTTTGATTTGATCACCGCGCCGTTCGGGTATGCCCTGGATACCTCGGATACGGATGTCATCATTAATCGGGCGCCGGCAGCCAACCATTTTGAAATCAACCTTTATGGCAAGGATGCCCATGCGGGCGCGGATCCGGAACAGGGCATCAACGCGATTCATCTGGCCAGCCGGGCGATTGCCGCTCTCTCCCTGGGCCGGATTGATGCGGAAACGACCTGCAATATCGGGATGATCGAGGCCCAGGGCGCAACCAATATCGTGCCCCGGCATGTGCGGATAAAAGGTGAGGCGAGAAGCCATAGCGAAGAAAAGCTCCAGCAGGTGACGGATACCATCATGGCAGCTTTTGATACGGTGGTGACCGATTACAGAAAAAAGCATCAGTTAGATGAGCTGCCCACATTTGAGAGCGCCATTGATAAAGAGTTTTCCAGCACCCAAATCCCTGAGGATCACCCGGTGGTGGTACTTGCCCAAAAAGCAGCCGCCGGACTGGGCCGGACGATCACCCCCAAGCGGACCGGCGGGGGATCGGATGCCAATATTTTCTTTGCAAACGGCATTGTCACAGGGGTCCTTGGTACCGGGATGACGGATATTCACAGCACACGCGAATCGATCCGGTTGGCGGATATGGTAAAAAGCGCCGAACTTTTGGTTGAAATCATCAGGAAACACAGCGAGCATGCCGAATGA
- a CDS encoding adenylate/guanylate cyclase domain-containing protein yields the protein MKRAKTGYRDYRSLGGKIVAGLALMAVIPYLLLLYLFFNDQINVTETFLFFLPLMLISILCGFSLLRRSADQLFFLTREIARLQSGEKNGPILIQADQELNEIASHFNSLMEKLEEMKRKNQEQATQLMVYSRDLALSYQKTKQEEALRNRLSRYVGNNLVEKLINLKDGVLLETERWEVTVLFADIRSFTAIAEQMKADEVVLMLNQYFSIMVDIIFKNNGLLDKFVGDQLIAVFGLMESDANPADNAIRTALEMQQATRALMARRDRENQVTFDVGIGINTGVAIIGNIGSSNRMDYTVIGDCVNVAARLEEMAKGKEIVVGESTFQKSACDFNFECRGDVYVKNKRDPVMCYNILYS from the coding sequence ATGAAACGGGCAAAAACGGGATACCGTGACTACAGAAGCCTTGGCGGGAAAATCGTGGCGGGGCTGGCCTTAATGGCGGTGATTCCCTATCTGCTCTTGTTGTATCTGTTTTTTAACGATCAGATCAATGTTACGGAGACCTTTCTTTTTTTTCTACCCCTGATGCTGATCTCCATCCTGTGCGGATTTTCCCTGCTTCGCCGATCGGCGGATCAGCTGTTTTTTCTAACCCGGGAAATCGCCCGCCTGCAGTCCGGTGAAAAAAACGGGCCGATACTGATTCAGGCGGATCAGGAGTTAAATGAAATTGCCAGTCATTTTAACAGCCTGATGGAAAAACTGGAGGAGATGAAACGGAAAAACCAGGAGCAGGCCACCCAATTGATGGTCTATTCCCGGGATCTGGCCCTGTCCTATCAAAAAACCAAACAGGAAGAGGCCCTGCGCAATCGGTTAAGCCGGTATGTGGGCAATAATCTGGTGGAAAAGCTGATTAATCTAAAGGACGGGGTTTTGCTGGAAACCGAGCGGTGGGAGGTCACGGTGCTTTTTGCCGATATCCGCTCGTTTACGGCGATTGCCGAGCAAATGAAGGCGGATGAGGTGGTATTGATGCTCAATCAGTACTTCAGCATCATGGTGGATATCATTTTTAAGAATAACGGGTTACTGGATAAATTCGTGGGCGATCAGCTGATTGCTGTGTTCGGACTGATGGAATCAGATGCCAATCCGGCCGACAATGCCATCCGCACCGCCCTTGAAATGCAGCAGGCCACCCGGGCGCTTATGGCCCGTCGGGATCGGGAGAATCAGGTAACATTTGACGTGGGGATCGGTATCAATACGGGGGTGGCCATTATTGGGAATATCGGTTCATCGAACCGAATGGATTACACGGTTATCGGTGATTGCGTAAACGTGGCCGCCAGGCTGGAGGAAATGGCAAAGGGCAAAGAGATCGTTGTCGGGGAATCCACATTTCAGAAGAGTGCCTGTGATTTTAATTTCGAATGCCGGGGGGATGTTTACGTGAAGAATAAAAGGGACCCGGTGATGTGTTATAATATTCTGTACAGCTGA
- the alaS gene encoding alanine--tRNA ligase, producing the protein MTGDEIRNRFFDYFRKHDHQIVRSSSLVPQDDPTLLFTNAGMVQFKRVFLGEEKRSYTRAATSQKCLRAGGKHNDLENVGYTARHHTFFEMLGNFSFGDYFKEKAIGYCWELLVEEYGLPAEKLWVSVYKDDDEAYAIWRDQIGVPEDRIVRLGEKDNFWSMGETGPCGPCSEVLIDRGPELSCGRPDCMPGCECDRYLEIWNLVFMQYNRDETGEMTPLPKPSIDTGMGLERIAAIIQDVPTNYDTDLFMPIMQKIEALSGKSLGETESTDVAMKVIADHSRAAAFLVGDGVLPSNEGRGYVLRRILRRAIRYGRFISLTDPFLHETVETVFSVMKAGYPELTEKRAFITNVIKNEEVRFLETLDNGLKLLNETLSRMQANNETVVPGDVIFKLYDTFGFPVDIVEDVVRDKDFGLDMEGFHAAMAERREKSRSVSAFSGISEAYKNFTAGLDQLPAFVGYHRLNADSTVLYLVKGDQPLAAAEAGEEIEVVTAETPFYAASGGQVGDIGQIHGKNFEVSVTDTFKDPTGLIIHKGRVNSGRIEKGAHASLAVDREHRTATALNHTATHLLHAALRSVLGEHVRQSGSYVGPDRLRFDFTHFSQVPLESLEAVETLVNDRIRANVDVSIQEMDAEEAFQTGAIALFEEKYGDRVRVIELDQFSKELCGGTHTAKTGNIGLFKIIGETSVAAGVRRIEACTGKAALDHVQSRLRILQDTAGLLKERPESLYQRVEAMLSQQRAAEKEVERLKNKIASFSADQADSEIQTVNDVKVLAKRVEVENPASLRDMADKFKDRIKSGIVTLGAVNNGKALLIVVVTKDMLHRFHAGNIIKSVAAEVGGGGGGRPDMAQAGGPNPENLDKAIARVYEIVQSAEA; encoded by the coding sequence ATGACTGGAGACGAAATACGCAACCGGTTTTTTGACTATTTCCGCAAGCACGACCATCAGATTGTTCGCAGTTCCTCGCTCGTGCCGCAGGATGATCCCACACTTTTATTTACCAATGCGGGTATGGTCCAGTTCAAGCGGGTCTTTCTGGGCGAAGAAAAGCGCAGCTATACCCGGGCCGCCACTTCGCAGAAATGCCTGCGGGCCGGCGGCAAGCACAACGACCTGGAAAACGTCGGATACACGGCCCGTCACCACACGTTTTTCGAAATGCTCGGCAACTTCTCCTTCGGCGACTACTTCAAGGAAAAAGCCATCGGATACTGCTGGGAGCTTCTGGTGGAGGAATACGGATTGCCGGCGGAAAAACTCTGGGTATCGGTTTACAAGGACGATGATGAGGCCTACGCGATCTGGCGGGATCAGATCGGGGTGCCGGAGGACCGGATCGTGCGACTGGGGGAAAAGGATAATTTCTGGTCCATGGGCGAGACCGGGCCCTGCGGTCCCTGCTCGGAAGTACTGATTGACCGGGGTCCGGAGCTTTCCTGCGGCCGGCCGGACTGCATGCCGGGCTGTGAGTGCGACCGGTACTTAGAAATCTGGAACCTGGTGTTTATGCAGTATAACCGGGATGAAACCGGTGAGATGACCCCGCTGCCAAAGCCCAGCATTGACACCGGCATGGGGCTTGAGCGGATTGCCGCGATCATTCAGGATGTGCCCACCAACTATGACACAGACCTGTTCATGCCGATCATGCAGAAAATCGAAGCCCTGTCCGGAAAATCCCTGGGGGAAACGGAATCCACGGATGTGGCCATGAAAGTCATCGCCGATCACAGCCGGGCCGCGGCATTTCTGGTGGGTGACGGGGTGCTGCCTTCAAACGAGGGGCGCGGCTATGTGCTGCGCCGCATTCTGCGGCGGGCCATTCGCTACGGCCGGTTTATTTCGCTCACCGATCCCTTTCTGCATGAAACGGTGGAGACCGTTTTTTCCGTGATGAAGGCGGGCTACCCGGAACTGACGGAGAAACGCGCGTTTATCACCAATGTGATCAAAAATGAGGAGGTCCGTTTTCTGGAGACCCTGGATAACGGGCTTAAGCTCTTGAATGAAACGCTTTCCCGCATGCAGGCAAACAATGAAACCGTGGTGCCCGGGGATGTGATCTTTAAACTCTATGACACATTCGGCTTTCCGGTGGATATTGTGGAGGATGTGGTCCGGGACAAGGACTTTGGTCTGGATATGGAGGGGTTTCATGCGGCCATGGCCGAGCGCCGGGAGAAATCGCGCTCGGTTTCCGCCTTCTCAGGCATCTCCGAGGCCTACAAGAATTTCACCGCCGGCCTTGACCAGCTCCCTGCGTTTGTCGGATATCATCGATTGAACGCGGATTCAACGGTTTTGTACCTGGTAAAGGGCGATCAGCCGTTGGCGGCTGCAGAAGCGGGCGAGGAGATTGAAGTAGTGACCGCGGAAACCCCGTTTTATGCCGCCTCCGGCGGTCAGGTGGGCGATATCGGCCAAATTCACGGAAAAAATTTTGAGGTATCCGTCACCGATACGTTCAAGGACCCCACGGGGCTTATCATCCACAAAGGCCGGGTGAACTCCGGCCGGATCGAGAAGGGTGCACACGCGAGCCTGGCGGTCGACCGCGAGCATCGTACGGCCACCGCCCTCAATCATACGGCCACCCATCTGCTGCACGCCGCCTTGAGATCGGTTTTAGGCGAGCATGTCCGGCAGTCCGGTTCCTATGTGGGCCCGGATCGTCTGCGGTTTGATTTTACCCATTTCTCCCAGGTCCCCCTGGAATCCCTTGAGGCTGTGGAAACCCTGGTAAATGATCGGATTCGGGCCAATGTGGATGTCTCCATCCAGGAAATGGATGCGGAAGAGGCCTTTCAAACCGGGGCGATCGCGCTTTTTGAGGAAAAATACGGCGACCGCGTCCGGGTCATTGAGCTGGATCAGTTCAGCAAGGAGTTGTGCGGAGGAACGCATACCGCCAAAACCGGAAACATCGGCCTGTTTAAAATCATCGGCGAAACCAGTGTGGCCGCCGGCGTGCGACGGATCGAAGCGTGTACCGGAAAAGCCGCCCTTGACCATGTGCAGTCCCGTCTGCGAATTCTGCAGGACACCGCCGGACTTTTAAAGGAACGGCCGGAATCCCTTTATCAGCGCGTCGAGGCGATGCTGTCCCAGCAGCGGGCGGCAGAGAAGGAGGTTGAACGGTTAAAAAACAAAATCGCCTCCTTTTCCGCGGATCAGGCGGACAGCGAAATTCAGACCGTAAATGATGTAAAGGTCCTGGCCAAGCGCGTGGAAGTTGAAAACCCGGCGTCTTTGCGGGATATGGCGGATAAATTCAAGGACCGGATAAAATCAGGCATTGTAACCCTCGGGGCGGTGAATAACGGCAAAGCCCTTTTGATCGTGGTGGTCACCAAAGATATGCTGCACCGGTTTCATGCCGGCAATATCATCAAATCCGTTGCCGCCGAAGTCGGCGGCGGGGGCGGCGGCCGCCCGGATATGGCCCAGGCCGGCGGTCCCAACCCGGAAAATCTGGACAAGGCCATTGCCAGGGTTTACGAGATTGTGCAATCGGCTGAGGCTTAG